The proteins below come from a single Desulfitobacterium metallireducens DSM 15288 genomic window:
- a CDS encoding DUF542 domain-containing protein has product MKQSITINNQTHLGELVTYFPAITSRLNELHIDYCCQGDRTLEAAIKEVGLTSDFITKIQDDYSDYLARPDKELPVSELSDEQLIDLILEIHHQPERDLWKELDKLVNKILLVHYGHGKELLLKLHRNFSELKMELEEHFAKEEEELFPAMRKLNKTPEDRAAIHSLILKLEGEHEDAGKIIKRIIKETDDFTPPEYACPTMKAVYLKIHELADDIFLHIAKENSVLFKRYE; this is encoded by the coding sequence ATGAAACAATCAATTACAATCAACAATCAAACACACCTTGGGGAGCTGGTAACCTATTTCCCTGCCATTACTTCCCGTCTTAATGAACTGCATATTGATTATTGCTGTCAGGGGGATCGAACGCTTGAGGCTGCCATTAAAGAAGTGGGTCTTACATCAGATTTCATTACTAAAATACAGGATGATTACAGCGATTATTTAGCCAGACCCGATAAGGAACTACCTGTGAGTGAACTATCTGATGAACAGCTAATTGACCTCATTCTTGAAATTCACCATCAGCCTGAGCGTGATCTGTGGAAGGAATTAGATAAGCTTGTTAATAAGATTTTGCTCGTACACTATGGGCATGGCAAAGAACTGCTCTTGAAGCTTCATCGAAATTTTAGTGAATTAAAGATGGAGCTGGAGGAGCATTTTGCCAAGGAGGAGGAGGAACTTTTCCCGGCAATGCGCAAACTTAATAAAACTCCAGAGGATAGGGCTGCGATACATTCACTCATTCTAAAATTAGAGGGTGAACATGAAGATGCTGGGAAGATTATTAAGCGTATAATCAAAGAGACTGACGATTTCACACCTCCGGAGTACGCATGTCCTACCATGAAGGCTGTATATCTGAAAATACACGAATTGGCAGATGACATATTCCTTCATATTGCTAAGGAAAATAGTGTTCTTTTCAAGCGTTACGAATAA
- the spoVB gene encoding stage V sporulation protein B, producing the protein MKKQNLVKGALILTASSFITRMLVFTLSIVESRVLGPEGIGLKKMAMSFLGLMMTLTTIGLPVAISKLVAEANTQGNRTKVKKILIVSLAIMGSLSVIVGSLSIMVSKFGSSHFLNDPRSYFSFIALIPLIPIGAVSSVLKGYFRGMQNMNPIALSQVFEKIVQLILTYVFVQYLIPLGIEYAAAGAVLSGVIGEIFSLLVFIVMFKMEYHKKIRIPYPRWTNVVKGKRMLFELLQTGLPTTGDGFIKSFSRALQPVVITKSLAIAGVGSAMIAKQYGMLTGYVMPLIFLPGFINQSLRVTLVPALSEANAKNNQMLIQRRLNQAIGAALIVGAPSTVLLYLFAPELMSIIYRSPSAAPLLKLIVPFFLFNYLQTPLQSALVGIGLAKKAMFNNIIATGITIALIYPLAANLGLGILGVILAISFGIISETLLHYFCVVKAIDFHLDIKYVTKIIFAGLSMGFCSRTLFVSITQLTSIELFNLTLLASVLVSILVYITVLGFLKIIHQHDVMRIPGVGKILGSFFPT; encoded by the coding sequence ATGAAGAAACAAAATTTGGTTAAGGGAGCTTTAATTTTAACTGCTTCTTCTTTCATTACAAGGATGTTGGTTTTTACCCTGTCTATTGTTGAATCTAGAGTTCTCGGTCCAGAAGGTATCGGCTTAAAAAAAATGGCCATGTCTTTTTTGGGCTTAATGATGACACTTACAACCATTGGCTTACCGGTTGCGATTTCCAAATTAGTTGCTGAAGCCAATACTCAAGGAAATAGAACAAAAGTTAAAAAAATTCTTATCGTTTCTCTTGCCATCATGGGAAGCCTAAGTGTTATCGTTGGTTCCCTATCAATTATGGTTAGCAAGTTCGGTTCATCTCATTTTCTAAATGATCCCCGTTCGTATTTTTCCTTCATAGCCTTGATTCCGCTTATCCCCATTGGTGCAGTTTCCAGTGTGCTCAAAGGATACTTCCGAGGCATGCAAAATATGAATCCGATTGCTCTTTCGCAAGTTTTCGAGAAGATTGTTCAACTCATTTTGACTTATGTATTCGTGCAGTATTTAATCCCTTTGGGCATTGAGTACGCTGCTGCAGGTGCCGTTCTAAGTGGTGTCATCGGTGAAATCTTTTCGCTTTTAGTTTTTATTGTTATGTTTAAAATGGAGTATCATAAGAAAATCCGCATTCCTTATCCTCGTTGGACAAATGTCGTAAAAGGAAAAAGGATGCTCTTCGAATTATTGCAAACAGGTCTGCCCACTACGGGAGACGGTTTTATAAAATCTTTTTCCCGAGCACTGCAACCTGTTGTTATCACTAAAAGCCTGGCCATAGCCGGTGTCGGTTCAGCTATGATCGCCAAGCAATATGGCATGTTAACAGGTTATGTCATGCCGCTTATATTTTTGCCCGGTTTTATCAACCAGTCTTTGAGAGTGACACTCGTTCCGGCTTTGAGCGAAGCAAATGCTAAAAATAATCAAATGTTAATTCAGCGAAGGCTCAATCAAGCGATTGGAGCTGCCTTGATCGTGGGAGCTCCTAGCACCGTTTTGTTGTATCTCTTTGCTCCAGAGTTGATGTCCATCATTTACCGCTCCCCGTCAGCAGCCCCCTTACTCAAATTGATCGTACCATTCTTCCTATTCAATTATCTACAGACACCTCTCCAATCCGCATTAGTCGGAATAGGCTTGGCAAAAAAAGCCATGTTTAATAATATCATCGCTACAGGTATTACGATTGCCCTAATTTATCCTTTGGCTGCCAATCTAGGGTTAGGCATTTTGGGTGTGATCTTAGCCATTAGCTTCGGGATTATTTCGGAAACACTCTTACATTATTTTTGCGTTGTAAAAGCAATTGATTTTCATCTTGATATCAAATATGTAACTAAAATTATCTTCGCTGGGCTGAGTATGGGGTTCTGCAGCAGAACCTTATTTGTATCCATAACTCAATTGACATCAATAGAGCTGTTTAACCTTACCCTTCTAGCATCCGTTCTCGTTTCTATATTAGTCTATATCACGGTATTAGGTTTCCTGAAAATCATTCATCAGCATGACGTCATGAGAATCCCTGGAGTTGGTAAAATACTGGGTTCGTTTTTTCCTACCTAA